The window AAATAATCCAGTTTACATATAATTGTTTCTCTTTTCCCGGACTGCAGAAGAACTCTCGCCTGTCCCTGCTTGTCATTCAGAATTCTCTTCAGGAGTTCTTCCCATGACACTTCACCGCTCATCTCAGATACATACTCTGTCAGAGGTTTCCCAATCAGATCCTCACGATGACAACCTAACATCTGCTGTGCCAACAGGTTGGCATAGTGCACAACCCCATCAGCCTTCAGAAGCACTATACCAACTGTTGCGTGCTCGACTATCCGGGCAAGAAGCAATATTTCATGATCCATGATTATTCTCTCACTCAACTTTGTTAAACCGGTACCGTTCCGGTCCCCTTTATATTTTCATTCTGTCTGATTAACAAGTTTAATGTATTAGTAAATCGTTGTAACAGTTCACAGTGATTTTTGCTGAAATTTTTCAAATTGTAAAGGATATCGGAAAATACCGAAGCTCCCAGGCCATAAAGGTCCTCAACAGAAGCAATCGCTTCGGAACTGGTGTTTGGGATTTTACGATCGTTTATGACTAGGAGAGCTTTAAACACAGGGATAAGCTGCAGCACAGAATTCCTGAGAAGTTTTTCTGTCTTATCCGACTTTCCGCTGACAGCCAGGTAATCTGCATTTAAATGCAGAAAGAGATTCTTAAGCTCTCTGCTGCATTGTATGCCGAGCAGTTCCTTTTCGACCTTTACCTCTCCCAGGAGATCCTCTCCAAACAGTATGCGATAATTGCTTTGAATATCCAGAAACTGAACAGGTGAGGCATCAAGCAGCATTCCGATACCATCCCGATTCATAAAATAAGTAACTTCAACACCCCTTCTCTGCCATTTCCGGTAAACACCAGCACAGGCCTCGATTTTTTCAACCGGAATGCCATTAAAGATAAATATTGTACTTATTTCAGATTTTCCGGGATGATACTCATGTGAAACTGCGCTTCCAAACAGTACAGCACTGATAAGGCCATCCCCTGTTATCTTTAAATAATCAGAGATCAGCCTGTCCACTATATCGTTTGGATTCTTTATCACAACATCCCGCCCCTGACCTGCTTATGCTGGTACTTTATAAAAATGCGTAAAGGACCACCACACAGGCAAAAAAATCTATATTCCGGAAACAGTTCTGTGTCTAGAAAAAAATTGTGATCATGAAGCTTCTGAAGAGCCGGGAAGCACTTTTTGAAATTATTCACCTCGCAGTTGCTGAATCTCTTTGTTTAAAATGTCTGCTCCATTGAAATCTTCTTTTCTCACTGCGGCAATTTTTTTTGCATAAAGTTCCAGCAATTTGTAATCAGTCGATGTAAGTTCACCCTGACTTTTTACCAGATCGATAATCGCCTCTACATCATCTCTGTATGGATATCCATCCATAAAATTGCGAAAAAGGTTCTCCACAGGCTGAAATGTTTGCGGTTCTTTGCGACTGTAAAGAAGGTTAGGGATAAATTCCTTGAGCAGTTTCTCCTCGACATTCACTCCAGGTGTCATCACGGTGGGTGTAATAGTCTCGTTACGTTCGATCTGTGAAATAAGCATCTCTATCTCATTTCTGACTTTCTGATGCTCCTGCTCACGAAAACGAGCCTGATACAGGATCGGAAGTGCATTGACCCCTAATACCGCATTGCCTATGTTCTTAAAGACTCCAATAAAGAAAATATCCCCTTCCTGGCGCAGGATCTCTTCCTCGGAGTGAAAAGGCACAATTTTGGCCGGAGTAGGAATAAACTCCTCCATCTCACCCATATTCTCGAGACGTTCCTTTAATTTCTGAGGGTCAAGTGCAGACTCGATCCCATCCATTCTCTCAAGCAGCTCCGCCAGTCCCTCTCCAAGCCCCTCCTCTAAAGATACCCCCATCTCTGATTTGAGAAAATCTTTTAGACTGCTCTGCTCTTTAAAATTCCCCTGAGCTACGAGTAGCCCATTGTGAATCATCGAGGCTATCGGATGCTTCATCGATGCAAGATCAGATGGGTCAATATCAATCAGCGCATAAACAATCACCCGACCATCAAGACGATCACTGTCTCCTTTTTTCTGCTCAATATCAAGAGTCATAACAAATCTCCAGATTTGTTTGAATTGTTCCCTGTTGCCACTACCGCCCTGAACATGACAATGGTAGAAATAAAGATAAGAATATGCCATGTCCAGTACAGTTTTACTCCGGATAATCCGATCATAATACTTCCAACACAAATCGGTGAAACTGCAAAGCAGGCAGCCCTGATGTAATGCCCTATTCCACGCTCACGCTCAACCCTGAAAAGATATGCAGCTATTGCCAGAAACGAGATACTGAAAACAAGCATAAATGTGCTCTGCGCGAGATTAGAAAAAAAACACAATATCAAGAAACCGAACAGATTTTTCAGAATAAAAGCTTTGATATGTTCTGATGTAAATTTAAGATTGTTATTACCCAGAAGAACCTGCTTGTAGGGAACACTTACTGATGTTTCAGCGTTGAGAAAAACGATCATGTTTTCTGATTTCATAACGATTGCAGGTACCTTCATAGAGTATCCGGAAACTGCAGAAGTATCGAGAATCAGCATGGAGTCAGTATCGTTATCAAAGACACTGGGAACACCGAACAAAAGATCCAATACAGGCAGAATAAGATATGCCGGAGGCACATAGGGAGTAGGCAGACTGGTCAGCAGCTTGCCATCTACAATTTCAGTGCCCGGAAAGGCAGCCTCAAGGCGTTTTGTAATACCCCTCTGCTCATCTATCATATAATAAACCTGAGAGACACTGGTCAGAAAAGCTGTAAGGAGAAGAAGCTGCAATAAAAAGCGGACGATGAATCCCTTGCTTGCTGCAAGAATTTCTTTGTAAAAGGGAGGATCGACTATACTTCTGTGCAGTTGTTCAAAAAAACTCAAATTTTATCCTCCCCCATGATTTTCCGGCTGCCTGCCCGGAAGGGCAGGCAACCGGTATGAAGAACTTAACATCTGTTAAGGATTTTTTCCACCCTTGGAGCGGAAATCCTATCATACTGCGGCATCGCCCCGATAAGCGGCCGGGCGTAATTTTTAAAGGCCGTTGTAACAGTTGAATTCTTGGCATCGATGAATTCAGGCGGCATCGACTTTGTATTGCGGGCAACAGTCTTGAGAGGAGTAAGGAAATACTCCACAGAATAATCACCCGTACGTTTGATAGCCACGCTACCATCGACATTGTTCCAAACAGAAAACTGAACAGCTTTCTCTCCCACTTCACGCGCCTCATTGGCATCGATCTGGGAAACGGTACCCAGGTAACTTCTCTGAAGATATCCGAAAGTGTCGGTTCTCACCCGTTTTATCTTCAATTCTGTTTTAATGAGGTCTGCCAGAGCATCACCCAGTGCACCTGTGCCTGAGAGCTGTACATTCCCGTGGGCATCTTTTTCCATGTTCTTTGTAAGAGCGGTTATAATCGGCTCTTTGTTGACATCACAGATACCCTCAGACACGGCGATTACACAACGGCCGTTCTCTTTATAGATACGATCCACATCAGCCAGGAATTTTTCTTTGTCAAAGGCAACTTCAGGCATATATATCAGATGAGGTCCATCATCGGGGAATTTTTTGGCGAAAATGCTCGTCGCAGTGAGAAATCCTGCGTTTCTGCCCATAATCACACCGATATAGATACCCGGAATACTCCTGTTGTCGAGGTTGATTCCGGCAAATGCCTGGCTCACAAAAAGACCTGCAGAACCGAAACCGGGACAGTGGTCTGTAACCAGAAGGTCATTATCAATTGTTTTTGGAATGTGTACCACTCTGAGCTCATACCCTGCCTTCTGGGCATTTTCGTTGACAATACGGCAGGTATCCGCTGAATCGTTCCCACCACAATAATAAAAGTAACGCACATCGTGAGCTTTCAGCACATCGAATATTTTCTTACAGTATTCTTCATCAGGTTTGTCACGCGTAGAGAGCATCCCTGAGGATGGAGTACGGGCAACCATTTCAAGATTATGTGTCGTAGCCTGTGTAAGATCAAGGAAATCCTCGTTAACAATGCCTCGTACACCATGGATGGCGCCGTAAATATTCTCAATATTATCAAATTTCCGCGATTCCAGAACAACTCCAACCAGACTCTGGTTAATTACCGCGGTCGGGCCGCCCCCCTGAGCGACAACTGCCTTACCATGTAACTTTGCCACAAATAGCTCCTTTGAAAACTGATGAGAAAAAAGCCAACAAACCCGAAAAAGGTGTAAGGAACAAAATAGAAGATGCTTTTACCGCACCAAAGAACTTTCTTACCAGCCGAGTGGGGTAAAGTAGATGCAAAGATGTTTAGAATGATGTGCAAAAACAAGAAAAAAAATACAAAAGAAAGGATCGTAAAGGGAAGAGAGGGATTTTACATTTTTTCCTGCTTTCGAATAGAAATAAGCAGTCCAAATCCCATAAAAGCAGCAATCAAAAAGCCCGCCAGCCCTATGACAGGCAGACCGTAAAAAGAGGGTGGTACATTTGAGAGCACAACTATTGATGAGCCCACAATGAGTGATGCCAGTACAAGACCATAAACCAATCGGTTTATCATTGTATCGAATTTTCTTATAAGCGGATCAAGTCCTCTGTGCTCAAACTCAAATCTCGCCTTTCCGGCTTTCATTAACTGGAGAATATCTCTGGCTTCTGATGGCAGATCCCTTATCAGAAAAAAGATATCCTGCAATGTGTCAGCTCCCTCGTGAGCCAGATTTGCTAAACCAAACTGCTCCTGAACCAGCTTCCGGGCAAAAGGTTCAAGATGCTCCATCATGTTGAAATCGGGATCAAGCTTGTATCCGATTCCTTCCATTGTAACCATGGCTTTTACAAGCAGGT of the Fibrobacter sp. genome contains:
- a CDS encoding DUF1189 family protein, which produces MSFFEQLHRSIVDPPFYKEILAASKGFIVRFLLQLLLLTAFLTSVSQVYYMIDEQRGITKRLEAAFPGTEIVDGKLLTSLPTPYVPPAYLILPVLDLLFGVPSVFDNDTDSMLILDTSAVSGYSMKVPAIVMKSENMIVFLNAETSVSVPYKQVLLGNNNLKFTSEHIKAFILKNLFGFLILCFFSNLAQSTFMLVFSISFLAIAAYLFRVERERGIGHYIRAACFAVSPICVGSIMIGLSGVKLYWTWHILIFISTIVMFRAVVATGNNSNKSGDLL
- a CDS encoding 6-phosphofructokinase, producing MAKLHGKAVVAQGGGPTAVINQSLVGVVLESRKFDNIENIYGAIHGVRGIVNEDFLDLTQATTHNLEMVARTPSSGMLSTRDKPDEEYCKKIFDVLKAHDVRYFYYCGGNDSADTCRIVNENAQKAGYELRVVHIPKTIDNDLLVTDHCPGFGSAGLFVSQAFAGINLDNRSIPGIYIGVIMGRNAGFLTATSIFAKKFPDDGPHLIYMPEVAFDKEKFLADVDRIYKENGRCVIAVSEGICDVNKEPIITALTKNMEKDAHGNVQLSGTGALGDALADLIKTELKIKRVRTDTFGYLQRSYLGTVSQIDANEAREVGEKAVQFSVWNNVDGSVAIKRTGDYSVEYFLTPLKTVARNTKSMPPEFIDAKNSTVTTAFKNYARPLIGAMPQYDRISAPRVEKILNRC